From a single Ursus arctos isolate Adak ecotype North America unplaced genomic scaffold, UrsArc2.0 scaffold_34, whole genome shotgun sequence genomic region:
- the PRAME gene encoding melanoma antigen preferentially expressed in tumors translates to MWPKLPQVYLQDSFRSRFIRMSMPAPPRLLDLAGQSLLRDQASAIAALEVLPMELFPPLFTAAFAGRHSETLKAMVQAWPFPCLPLGALMKEQQPHQETFQAALDGLDVLLAQEVRPSRWKLQVLDLRKNAHQDFWTVWSGTRASMYSLLEPEVAQPTRKKQKVDGCRPRPKPPLAPVEVLIDLCLKESTPDESVAYLIQKVKQRKGLLHLCCKKLKIFAMPMQNIRKILNIVQLDSIQDLEVNCTWKLSTLGKFAPHLGQMANLRRLLLSHIHMSSHSTPAKEEQCISQFTAQFLRLHHLEELYLDSISFLEDRLDQVLRCLKTPLETLSITNCLLSESDLTHLSQHLNVSQLKDLGLSGVSLTNMSPEPLQVLIERASATLQDLDLDECGIMDSQFTDILPALGRCSQLTTFSFCGNPISMAVLENLLRHTIGLSNLSHVLYPAPLESYEDVRGTLHLGRLAQLHARLKQMLQELGRPGMVWFSANPCPHCGDRTFYDPEPILCPCYMPA, encoded by the exons ATGTGGCCAAAACTCCCCCAAGTATACCTCCag GATTCTTTTCGGAGCAGATTCATCAGGATGAGCATGCCGGCCCCGCCTAGGCTCCTGGACCTGGCAGGTCAGAGCCTGCTGCGGGACCAGGCCTCGGCCATCGCCGCTCTGGAGGTGCTGCCCATGGAGCTCTTCCCACCGCTGTTCACAGCAGCCTTCGCTGGGAGGCACAGCGAGACCCTGAAGGCGATGGTGCAGGCctggcccttcccctgcctccctctggggGCCCTGATGAAGGAGCAGCAGCCTCACCAGGAGACCTTCCAAGCTGCGCTCGATGGACTTGATGTCCTGCTTGCCCAGGAGGTTCGCCCCAG TAGGTGGAAACTGCAGGTGCTAGATTTACGGAAGAATGCTCATCAGGACTTCTGGACTGTGTGGTCTGGGACCAGGGCCAGTATGTACTCCCTGTTGGAGCCAGAGGTGGCCCAGCCCACGAGGAAGAAGCAAAAAGTGGATGGTTGCAGGCCACGGCCCAAGCCACCCTTGGCTCCTGTGGAGGTGCTGATAGATCTTTGCCTCAAAGAAAGTACCCCTGACGAGTCCGTCGCCTACCTCATCCagaaagtcaagcagaggaagggtCTGCTGCACCTGTGCTGTAAGAAGCTGAAGATTTTCGCGATGCCCATGCAGAACATCAGGAAGATCCTGAACATCGTACAGCTGGACTCCATCCAGGATCTGGAAGTGAATTGCACCTGGAAACTGTCTACCCTGGGGAAGTTTGCTCCTCACCTGGGCCAGATGGCCAATCTGCGCAGGCTCCTCCTCTCGCACATCCACATGTCTTCCCACAGCACGCCGGCGAAGGAGGAGCAGTGCATCAGCCAGTTCACCGCTCAGTTCCTCAGGCTGCACCACCTTGAGGAGCTCTATTTGGACTCCATCTCCTTCCTCGAAGACCGCCTGGACCAGGTGCTCAG gTGCCTGAAGACCCCCTTGGAGACCCTGTCAATAACTAATTGCCTGCTTTCGGAATCCGACTTGACACATCTGTCCCAGCACCTGAACGTCAGTCAGCTGAAGGACCTGGGTCTCAGCGGGGTCAGCCTGACCAATATGAGTCCTGAGCCTCTCCAAGTTCTGATAGAGAGAGCCTCCGCCACCCTCCAGGACCTGGACTTAGATGAGTGTGGGATCATGGACTCCCAGTTCACGGACATCCTGCCTGCCCTGGGCCGCTGCTCCCAGCTTACAACCTTCAGCTTCTGTGGAAACCCCATCTCCATGGCTGTCCTGGAGAACCTACTGCGCCACACCATCGGGCTGAGCAACCTGAGTCACGTGCTGTATCCGGCCCCCCTGGAGAGTTACGAGGACGTCCGTGGCACCCTCCACCTGGGCAGACTGGCCCAGCTGCATGCCAGGCTGAAGCAGATGCTGCAGGAGTTGGGGCGGCCAGGCATGGTCTGGTTCAGTGCCAACCCCTGCCCTCACTGCGGCGACAGGACCTTCTATGACCCGGAGCCCATTCTGTGCCCCTGTTACATGCCTGCCTAG